TACAGTCATTATTACTGCGAGTCAGTCTGGTGATAATAATTACGAGGCGGCTGATCCGGTTTCCCAGACAGTGGAGGTTACTGCTTATCCTGTTCCGGACCTCACACCTGATGGCGCCATCAATTTCTGTGATCAAAGCAGTGTAACACTTAAAGGCACCGCTGCGTCTCCATCTGTTGTTCCTACCTGGGTCTGGATGAAAGACGGTGTAAGAATTCCAGGAGCGACGTCATCTGCCTATAAAGTCACTACAGCTGGTGCTTACCAGGTAATAGCGAATTATAAGGGTCAGGAAAAAATATCCGGAGCGATTACAATTACCGTATATCCATTACCGGTAGTTACCATACAGGCATCCGGCCCTACTACTATCAGCAAGGGAGAAACGATTACGCTGTCATCTTCCGGAGGCGGTACCTATGCATGGGAACCGGCAACAGGACTCAGTAATGTAAATGGAGCGGTTACAAATGCACGCCCCGCACAAACTACAACGTACAAAGTGGTAGTTACCAGCGATCAGGGATGTATGGCAGATGCAGCCATTACGATTAATGTTAAGGAAGATTACAAACTGGAATCTACCAACATACTTACACCTAATGGCGATGGCCATAACGATTTCTGGGTAGTGAAAAATATTGATATGTACCCTGATAACGAGGTGAAAGTATTTGACAGGGCTGGAAGACTGGTATTCCGTCAACGAAATTATTCCAATACCTGGAATGGTACGGTTAATGGTAGTCCGCTGGCAGAAGGCACTTATTACTATATCATTGATATGGGAGCCGGTAAACCACAGTTTAAAGGCTTCATCACCATTGTCCGGTAGCCGGACAGGGATAATAAAGTAAAAGGCGGTGTCTACATTGTAGACACCGCCTTTTACTTTATATAAATTATTAAAGATTATGCTTTCAAAACAGCAGGCATTATTTGCATGAGTTGCTGCGATTCATTGAAACTAAATGCCAGTTCGCCTTTCACTGTAGCGTTGGTACTGCAGGTATGGCCTATTAATACTTCCTTGCCAGCAGCGTTGCGTAAAGAGCGTAGGTAGCTGTTATTGTTATGTTGATGTCCGCCTGCAATGAAGTCGATATCTGTTGATTCATGTACCAGGGCATAATTGGAAACTTTACCAGGCGTGGTGTCATATCCTAAATGGGATAAACAGATCACCAGCTGACATCCTTGTTTGCGCAGGTGTGCAGCCGCAGCATTGGCCGCTTCAACAGGATCTGTTACTGTTACGCCGGCTACGCCAGGAAGGGGAGTACCTACGCCTGTAATACCAATTTTAATCAAACCTTTCTGAACAATCAATGCCGGTTTTATCATGGCTGCCAGCTTTGTATCTTCAAAATGATAATTACAGTTTACCAATGCAAATTTCATGGCAGGAATGAGCGCGGCAAGAGCGGCTGTACCATTGGCCAGTTCCCGGTTGCCGATGGTAGCAGCATGGTAACCTGCAGCATTCATCGCATGTATAACCTCCAGGTGAGCATGGTGGTTGGTGCTTCCATCGGTAAAATCACCGGCATCCAGCAACAGGTCGCCGGCATCCATGCCCTGAAATACATTGCCATGCATATCGTTGGTATAATGTAACAGTAACCCGCTGCTATCGCCAGCCAGGCGTATTGTAGCCATATTATTGGCTGCCAGCGTATGAAGGGGGGATTTTAATAAAAGCAGTCCCGCTGCAAGAGAGGAATTTCGGAGAAAACTACGTCGTGTGTTCATAAGGTATTGGAATACTAGATAAAGATACAAGGTAAATATCGTCTGTCAAAGAGAAATCATGATTGAGTCTGCTATCTTTATAGTTACCGGAATCATAAACAACATACAATGCTTAGCGGCCAATTTATTAAAATACCTGGTGGTACCAAAAAAGAGCTGGAATACGAAGAAATAAATCAACTTAAAAAAGATATCCTCTGGATCTTTGATGAAAACGGGGCAGACCTTCACCATGCTTTTGTTCCGGGACATTCATTTACAATCCCGTATTGGCAGTATATGACATTGCATAAGGATGTGGATTGGGTAGATGAAGAAGTGAAATTTTCTATAGCTGGCGCCATGATTGTAACCTTATGTATGGTGGTCGAATATATTGATATCGTCGGCGGCGATCAATCCATTTTCAGCACTACACCATTAGCTGAGGTACTTGATTATACCAGGAATTTTGAGCCGGCAGATGAGAACCTGCATTTTCTGAAAAATCTATTGATAGCCGGCCTGACCATTGCTACCGGAATTACAAAAGAAGATCTGTGGAAGAATGAACCGCTGGAAGGCCTGGAAATAGACGCATTTTATGAGAAACTAAGGCAGGTCAGGGAAAGATTTATATTACCTTACTATCAATCAAAATTAACATAAAGGCCTTCCCGCAATATGCCTGAAGGCCTTTATGCTCATCGGGACTAAAAATTATACTGACTTATCATCAGCATCCTTTCCATAATATTTTTCTCCCAGTTTAATCTTCTCTCTGCCGTTTTGTGTACGCCATTTGTTGGTATCTCTCAGCGAATACGCACATCCACAATACTCCTGCATGTAAAATTCTTCTTCTTTGCTGATGTCCAGCATACGCTTTGAACCACCTTTCTTACGCCAGTTATAGGTCCAGTAGGTAAGGCCTTCATAATGGCCAGCCGCTCTGAGGCCGCAATCATTGATCTGGTCCATATTCTTCCACCGGGAAATTCCCAAAGAACTGCAGATAGTATCAAAACCATGCTCAGCTGCATACAAAGCCGTACGCTCAAAACGCATGTCGAAGCACATGGTACAACGTATGCCTCGCTCTGGTGCTGCCTCCATGCCCTTCGCCCGCTCAAACCAGTTATCTACATCATAATCCGCATCAATAAAAGGGATCCCATGCTTTTCAGCAAAACGGATGTTTTCATCTTTGCGGATATCGTATTCTTTCCTGGGATGAATATTCGGATTATAAAAGTAAATGGTGAACTCGATCCCGGAGGCTATAATGGCCTCCATGACTTCACCGGAACAGGGCGCACAGCAGGAGTGTAGCAGCAGCTTCTTCCCATTGTTGGGTAATTCCAGTTTCTCTCTGATAAATACACTCATATCTTAACTATTTGTAACGGTAAGCATTTCTTTTCTTATACCTATCTCAGACAACATACCTGCTATGCTGTTTATCATATGAATAGAGGCTTCAATCTCGGCCTTGATGTTGGCTAAATGCGCGATATGTGATGAAGCAACACCAGGCAAAAGTTGAAAGCTGTACCTGGTGTTGCTGTATGATGGTGGTGGAGAGATGTCCACCGGTTATTTAGACAAGGCTTTCGGTGCTGATATGCTCACGTGCCTGCTGTGCTGCCGCCACCATGTTGATCAGGGCAGATTTGGTTTCAGGCCATTTACGTGTTTTCAGACCGCAATCAGGGTTTACCCAGAGGTTGCGTGCCGGCAGCAGGTCAGCTGCTTTTGCCAGCAGGGCCGCCATTTCTTCTGTGGTTGGTACACGAGGGGAGTGGATATCGTATACACCTGGTCCGATCTCGTTCGGATATTCGAAGTGCGCAAATGCCTGTAGCAGCTCCATCTGTGAACGGCTGGTTTCTATGGTGATCACATCCGCATCCATCGCAGCGATATGTTCGATGATATCGTTAAACTCACTGTAGCACATGTGTGTATGGATCTGTGTTTTATCTTCCACACCACTTGCTGCAATACGGAACGCACTCACTGCCCAGTCGAGGTAATGCGGACGTTTTGCTTTGCGCAGTGGCAAACCTTCACGGATCGCGGCTTCATCGATCTGAATAATACCGATGCCGGCTTTTTCCAATGCTACCACTTCGTCGCGGATACCCAGTGCAATCTGTTTGGTAGTAATCTCACGAGGCTGGTCGTCACGTACAAAAGACCATTGCAGAATAGTAACCGGACCTGTCAGCATACCTTTCATCGGTCTGTCTGTTTGTGCAGCAGCGAAAGTGCTCCAGCGTACGGTCATGTCATTCGGGCGACTAACATCACCAAAGATAACCGGAGGTTTCACGCAACGGCTGCCGTAGCTCTGTACCCAGCCATTTTTGGTAAACAGGAAGCCATCCAGTTGCTCACCGAAGTATTCCACCATGTCGTTACGCTCAAACTCACCATGTACCAGTACATCCAGGCCAATTTCTTCCTGCCAGCGAATGGTATCGATTGTTGCCTGTTCGATGGCTTTTTCATACTGTTCGGTGGTTAAGTCACCTTTTTTGTATTTCGCACGTAACTGACGTATATCGTCTGTTTGCGGGAAGGAACCGATAGTAGTGGTTGGGAAGGCAGGTAATTTAAAGCGCTGATGGTGCAGTTGCTGACGAACAGGGAATGCGCTTTTACGGGTGGCATCATTCGCTGTGATAGCTGCCACACGGTCTTTCACCGCCTGTTTGTGAACTTTTCCTGATGTGCGTCTGCTCTCAATGGCTTTCTTGTTGGCATCCAGCAAAGCGGTGTTGCCTTCAACGATCTGTTTTAATTCGCTTACTTCTGTCAGCTTCTGTTTAGCAAATGCCATCCAGTTTTTGATCTCAGGATCAAGGGCTGTTTCGAAAGCCAGGTCAATAGGACTGTGCAGCAGGGAGCAGGAAGGAGCGATGATAACGTTTTCAGCGCCCAGTTTTGCAACCGCTTTGCTGATCAGCGCCAAAGATTTTTCGTAATCGTTTTTCCAGACGTTACGGCCATCGATTACACCAACAGAGAGTTGCAGTCCTTTAGGAATGAATGCAAGCACTTCATCCAGTTGCTCCGGCGCACGTACCAGGTCAACGTGCAGTGCGTTTACTGGCAGGTTTACAGCCAGTTCAGTATTGTCCAGCAGCGCATCAAAGTAGGTAGCTACCAGTATTTTGATACCACTTACCTGCTTGGCGATTTCGCTGTAGGCGTATTCAAATGCTTCTTTTTCTTTTTTAGAGAGATCAAGCACGAGACATGGTTCGTCCAGCTGGATCCATTCAGCACCCTGTGCTTTCAGTTTGTTGATGATTTCAACGTATACCGGTACCAGTTTTTTGATGAGGTCTGCACGCTCAAAACCTTTCTCTTTTTCCTTACCCAGCAGCAGATAGCTTACAGGCCCTATCAATACTGGTTTTGCCTTTTTGCCCACTTGTTGCTGAGCCGCCTCAAATTCGTTGAAGATATTGTTGTTGTTAACACGGAATTCCTGGTTGGCCCTGAACTCTGGAACAATATAGTGATAGTTGGTATCCAGCCATTTGGTCATCTCCATCGCAGTGATGTCGAGGCCATCTTTCTGGTAACCTCTTGCCATAGCAAAATAGGCGTCAATTTCGTGGTTTGCTTTTACCTGAGAGAGAACAGGGGCGTAGCGCTCAGGGATAACACCCAGTAATACACTGGTATCCAGTACCTGGTCATAGTAACTGAAATCATTGCATGGGATCAGGTCTATGCCTGCATCCAGCTGTGTTTTCCAGTTTTCTACCT
This window of the Chitinophaga sp. Cy-1792 genome carries:
- a CDS encoding metallophosphoesterase, producing the protein MNTRRSFLRNSSLAAGLLLLKSPLHTLAANNMATIRLAGDSSGLLLHYTNDMHGNVFQGMDAGDLLLDAGDFTDGSTNHHAHLEVIHAMNAAGYHAATIGNRELANGTAALAALIPAMKFALVNCNYHFEDTKLAAMIKPALIVQKGLIKIGITGVGTPLPGVAGVTVTDPVEAANAAAAHLRKQGCQLVICLSHLGYDTTPGKVSNYALVHESTDIDFIAGGHQHNNNSYLRSLRNAAGKEVLIGHTCSTNATVKGELAFSFNESQQLMQIMPAVLKA
- a CDS encoding epoxyqueuosine reductase QueH — translated: MSVFIREKLELPNNGKKLLLHSCCAPCSGEVMEAIIASGIEFTIYFYNPNIHPRKEYDIRKDENIRFAEKHGIPFIDADYDVDNWFERAKGMEAAPERGIRCTMCFDMRFERTALYAAEHGFDTICSSLGISRWKNMDQINDCGLRAAGHYEGLTYWTYNWRKKGGSKRMLDISKEEEFYMQEYCGCAYSLRDTNKWRTQNGREKIKLGEKYYGKDADDKSV
- the metE gene encoding 5-methyltetrahydropteroyltriglutamate--homocysteine S-methyltransferase, with translation MLTQNLGYPRIGGQRQLKKANEQYWAGKITLNELQEVARQIKVENWKTQLDAGIDLIPCNDFSYYDQVLDTSVLLGVIPERYAPVLSQVKANHEIDAYFAMARGYQKDGLDITAMEMTKWLDTNYHYIVPEFRANQEFRVNNNNIFNEFEAAQQQVGKKAKPVLIGPVSYLLLGKEKEKGFERADLIKKLVPVYVEIINKLKAQGAEWIQLDEPCLVLDLSKKEKEAFEYAYSEIAKQVSGIKILVATYFDALLDNTELAVNLPVNALHVDLVRAPEQLDEVLAFIPKGLQLSVGVIDGRNVWKNDYEKSLALISKAVAKLGAENVIIAPSCSLLHSPIDLAFETALDPEIKNWMAFAKQKLTEVSELKQIVEGNTALLDANKKAIESRRTSGKVHKQAVKDRVAAITANDATRKSAFPVRQQLHHQRFKLPAFPTTTIGSFPQTDDIRQLRAKYKKGDLTTEQYEKAIEQATIDTIRWQEEIGLDVLVHGEFERNDMVEYFGEQLDGFLFTKNGWVQSYGSRCVKPPVIFGDVSRPNDMTVRWSTFAAAQTDRPMKGMLTGPVTILQWSFVRDDQPREITTKQIALGIRDEVVALEKAGIGIIQIDEAAIREGLPLRKAKRPHYLDWAVSAFRIAASGVEDKTQIHTHMCYSEFNDIIEHIAAMDADVITIETSRSQMELLQAFAHFEYPNEIGPGVYDIHSPRVPTTEEMAALLAKAADLLPARNLWVNPDCGLKTRKWPETKSALINMVAAAQQAREHISTESLV